In a genomic window of Myotis daubentonii chromosome 18, mMyoDau2.1, whole genome shotgun sequence:
- the AQP10 gene encoding aquaporin-10 isoform X1 — protein sequence MQTEGAVTRDRVSSPSSLCNSWQKSRAGSGSEASWPDSAWQSFWLITQGAVAQAVTSEETKGNFFTMFLAGALAVMVAIYVGGNVSGAHLNPAFSLAMCLLGRLPWAKLPIYSLVQILSAFCASGATYALYYDALQNYTGGNLTVTGPKETASIFATYPAPYLSLNNGFLDQVLGTAVLIVGILAILDTRNKGVPAGLEPVAVALLILAIGLSMGANCGYPLNPARDLGPRIFTYVAGWGPEVFSAGNGWWWVPVLAPMVGATLGTATYQLLVALHHPESSEPAQGLVLAQYKDLETPASTQTPQQSYLPHGH from the exons ATGCAGACAGAGGGAGCGGTAACCAGAGACAGGGTGTCCTCACCATCGTCCCTATGCAACTCCTGGCAGAAGTCAAGGGCTGGCTCCGGATCCGAAGCCTCCTGGCCCGACAGTGCCTGGCAGAGTTTCTGG CTCATCACCCAAggggctgtggcccaggctgTCACCAGTGAAGAAACCAAAGGCAACTTCTTCACCATGTTTCTGGCTGGCGCTTTGGCTGTGATGGTGGCCATCTACGTGGGTGGTAATGTCTCcg GGGCCCACCTGAATCCAGCCTTCTCCCTGGCCATGTGCCTCCTGGGACGCCTCCCCTGGGCCAAGCTCCCCATTTACTCCCTGGTGCAGATACTGTCTGCTTTCTGCGCCTCTGGAGCCACTTATGCTCTCTACTATG ATGCCCTACAGAACTATACAGGTGGGAACCTGACCGTGACTGGCCCCAAGGAGACAGCTTCCATCTTTGCCACCTACCCTGCTCCCTATTTGTCCCTGAACAATGGCTTCTTGGATCAG GTTCTGGGAACTGCGGTCCTGATTGTGGGGATCTTGGCCATCCTGGACACACGGAACAAGGGAGTGCCTGCGGGTCTGGAGCCTGTGGCAGTGGCCCTTTTGATCCTGGCCATCGGGCTCTCCATGGGTGCCAACTGTGGATACCCACTCAACCCTGCCCGGGACCTGGGCCCACGGATTTTCACCTACGTGGCCGGCTGGGGCCCTGAAGTCTTCAG CGCCGGTAATGGCTGGTGGTGGGTGCCTGTGCTGGCCCCTATGGTGGGGGCCACCCTTGGCACAGCCACTTACCAACTTCTGGTGGCTCTGCACCACCCTGAGAGTTCAGAACCGGCTCAGGGTCTAGTGCTTGCCCAGTATAAAGACTTGGAAACTCCTGCCTCAACTCAGACGCCCCAACAGTCCTACCTCCCTCATGGACACTGA
- the AQP10 gene encoding aquaporin-10 isoform X2 — protein sequence MQLLAEVKGWLRIRSLLARQCLAEFLGVFVLMLITQGAVAQAVTSEETKGNFFTMFLAGALAVMVAIYVGGNVSGAHLNPAFSLAMCLLGRLPWAKLPIYSLVQILSAFCASGATYALYYDALQNYTGGNLTVTGPKETASIFATYPAPYLSLNNGFLDQVLGTAVLIVGILAILDTRNKGVPAGLEPVAVALLILAIGLSMGANCGYPLNPARDLGPRIFTYVAGWGPEVFSAGNGWWWVPVLAPMVGATLGTATYQLLVALHHPESSEPAQGLVLAQYKDLETPASTQTPQQSYLPHGH from the exons ATGCAACTCCTGGCAGAAGTCAAGGGCTGGCTCCGGATCCGAAGCCTCCTGGCCCGACAGTGCCTGGCAGAGTTTCTGGGTGTGTTTGTGCTCATG CTCATCACCCAAggggctgtggcccaggctgTCACCAGTGAAGAAACCAAAGGCAACTTCTTCACCATGTTTCTGGCTGGCGCTTTGGCTGTGATGGTGGCCATCTACGTGGGTGGTAATGTCTCcg GGGCCCACCTGAATCCAGCCTTCTCCCTGGCCATGTGCCTCCTGGGACGCCTCCCCTGGGCCAAGCTCCCCATTTACTCCCTGGTGCAGATACTGTCTGCTTTCTGCGCCTCTGGAGCCACTTATGCTCTCTACTATG ATGCCCTACAGAACTATACAGGTGGGAACCTGACCGTGACTGGCCCCAAGGAGACAGCTTCCATCTTTGCCACCTACCCTGCTCCCTATTTGTCCCTGAACAATGGCTTCTTGGATCAG GTTCTGGGAACTGCGGTCCTGATTGTGGGGATCTTGGCCATCCTGGACACACGGAACAAGGGAGTGCCTGCGGGTCTGGAGCCTGTGGCAGTGGCCCTTTTGATCCTGGCCATCGGGCTCTCCATGGGTGCCAACTGTGGATACCCACTCAACCCTGCCCGGGACCTGGGCCCACGGATTTTCACCTACGTGGCCGGCTGGGGCCCTGAAGTCTTCAG CGCCGGTAATGGCTGGTGGTGGGTGCCTGTGCTGGCCCCTATGGTGGGGGCCACCCTTGGCACAGCCACTTACCAACTTCTGGTGGCTCTGCACCACCCTGAGAGTTCAGAACCGGCTCAGGGTCTAGTGCTTGCCCAGTATAAAGACTTGGAAACTCCTGCCTCAACTCAGACGCCCCAACAGTCCTACCTCCCTCATGGACACTGA
- the HAX1 gene encoding HCLS1-associated protein X-1 has protein sequence MSLFDLFRGFFGFSGPRSHRDPFFGGMTRDEDEDDDEEEGGATWGPGSSRFEGPQPPEEFGFGFSFTPGGGMRFHDNFGFDELVRDFNNIFSEMGAWTLPSRPPELPGPESETPSERLQEGQTLRDSMLKYPDSHQHRIFGGVLESDARTDSPKPAPDWGSQRPFHRFDDVWPVTPQSRAKEDKDLDSQVSQEGLGPVLQPQPKSYFKSVSVTKITRPDGTVEERRTVVDSEGRKETTVIHQEADGSPKDDPESPTAPALDDAFSILDLFLGRWSRSRSQ, from the exons ATGAGCCTCTTTGACCTCTTTCGGGGCTTTTTCGGCTTTTCTGGACCTCGGAG CCACAGAGATCCCTTTTTTGGAGGGATGACTCGAGATGAAGATGAGGATGACgatgaagaagaaggaggagccacctggggccctgggagctcGAGGTTTGagggtccccaaccccctgaggaATTTGGCTTCGGCTTCAGCTTCACCCCTGGAGGAGGGATGCGTTTCCACGACAACTTCGGCTTTGATGAGCTAGTACGGGATTTTAATAACATCTTCAGCGAGATGGGGGCCTGGACCTTGCCTTCCCGTCCTCCTG AACTTCCAGGTCCTGAGTCAGAGACACCTAGTGAGAGATTGCAGGAGGGACAGACACTTCGGGACTCGATGCTTAAGTATCCAGATAGTCACCAACACAGGATCTTTGGGGGGGTCTTGGAGAGTGATGCAAGAACTGACTCTCCAAAACCAGCACCAGACTGGGGCTCCCAGAGACCTTTTCATAGG TTTGATGATGTGTGGCCTGTGACCCCCCAGTCTAGAGCCAAAGAGGACAAGG ATCTTGATTCCCAGGTTTCCCAGGAGGGCCTTGGCCCAGTTCTGCAGCCCCAGCCCAAATCCTATTTCAAGAGTGTCTCTGTGACCAAGATCACTAGGCCAGATGGG ACAGTAGAGGAGCGCCGGACTGTGGTGGACAGTGAGGGCCGAAAAGAAACCACGGTAATCCATCAAGAAGCAGATGGCAGTCCTAAAGATG ATCCAGAATCACCAACAGCTCCAGCCCTGGATGATGCCTTTTCCATCCTGGATTTATTCCTAGGTCGTTGGTCCCGGTCTCGATCCCAGTAG